The following coding sequences lie in one Brachionichthys hirsutus isolate HB-005 chromosome 15, CSIRO-AGI_Bhir_v1, whole genome shotgun sequence genomic window:
- the dcaf8 gene encoding DDB1- and CUL4-associated factor 8, giving the protein MADGQSTDLIGGSEEKDPGDDQRKEGDASGSKDGQTESSSQHVPKETGEASGDKPVPDVEGETGTNGEGEEEEDTDSMEGSGLYSLIEDGERESEGGRQERAKDRIGGKRRARKRNRPSSGTNHSTSSDDDGEDDEDEQKDDDDEEEDDDDDDDDDNEAMDAWLSAEINDLRGPAWRAIPSLRSREIGRDSQQFVRRVCGARGLVQRLELQGRLERHAGCVNTLHFNPSGTRLASGSDDLRVVIWDWAVRRAELEFDSGHKTNVFQAKFLPHSGDSTLAMCARDGQIRVAELSATQRCKNTKRVAQHKGAAHKLALEPDSPCSFLSAGEDAVVFGIDLRLDRPANKLAVVKEGDKKVGLYTIFVNPAKTHHFAVGGRDQYVRIYDQRKINENDNNGVLKKFCPSHLVSSESKTNVTCLVYSHDGSELLASYNDEDIYLFDSSHSDGADYCRRYKGHRNNATVKGVNFYGPCSEFVVSGSDCGHIYLWDKYSARIVQFLVGDRGGVVNCLEPHPHLPGMATSGLDHDIKLWAPTAEKPTGLKGLKEVMKKNKRERDEDSVPHGDRNDTHLLWFLMRHMRNRRPPRARREGAEPDTDESWSSPESSDEEDDGPDHVQCMSS; this is encoded by the exons ATGGCTGACGGCCAATCCACCGATCTTATCG GTGGCAGTGAAGAGAAAGACCCCGGAGATGATCAGCGCAAGGAGGGAGATGCATCTGGAAGCAAAGATGGACAAACGGAGTCTTCCTCTCAGCATG TTCCCAAAGAGACAGGGGAGGCATCTGGAGACAAACCTGTGCCAGATGTGGAAGGGGAGACAGGGACAAacggagagggagaagaggaagaagacacAGACAGCATGGAAGGCAGCGGCCTTTACTCCCTAATTGAGGATGGCGAAAGAGAAAGTGAGGGAGGCCGACAGGAGAGGGCAAAGGATAGGATTGGTGGGAAAAGGAGGGCTAGGAAGAGGAATAGACCAAGCAGTGGCACCAATCACTCCACCAGCTcagatgatgatggtgaggacgatgaagacgaacagaaagacgatgatgatgaggaggaggacgatgatgacgatgacgatgatgacaaTGAGGCTATGGATGCTTGGCTGAGCGCAGAAATCAATGACCTGCGTGGCCCGGCATGGCGGGCAATACCCTCCCTGCGCTCCAGGGAGATTGGCAGGGACTCGCAGCAGTTTGTGAGGCGTGTCTGCGGCGCTCGTGGTCTGGTGCAGAGGCTGGAGCTCCAGGGACGCCTGGAGAGGCACGCCGGCTGCGTCAACACGTTGCACTTCAACCCCTCGGGCACGCGCCTGGCTTCGGGCAGCGACGACCTTCGAGTGGTGATCTGGGACTGGGCGGTTCGCCGTGCTGAGCTGGAGTTTGACAGTGGCCATAAGACGAATGTCTTTCAG GCAAAGTTCCTGCCCCATAGTGGAGACTCGACCTTGGCCATGTGCGCTCGAGACGGTCAGATCAGAGTAGCTGAGCTCTCTGCCACACAACGCTGCAAGAACACTAAGCGGGTCGCACAGCATAAAGGTGCAGCACACAAG CTGGCCCTCGAGCCAGATTCCCCCTGCTCCTTTCTGTCTGCTGGAGAGGATGCAGTGGTGTTTGGAATAGACCTACGTCTTGACCGCCCCGCCAA CAAACTGGCGGTGGTAAAGGAGGGTGATAAGAAAGTAGGCCTGTACACCATCTTTGTTAATCCGGCAAAAACACATCACTTTGCAGTGGGTGGGAGAGATCAGTATGTCAG GATCTATGACCAGAGGAAGATTAATGAGAATGATAATAATGGTGTACTTAAGAAGTTCTGTCCTTCACATCTGGTGTCCAGTGAGTCTAAGACCAACGTAACCTGCCTGGTGTACAGTCATGATGGCTCAG AGCTGCTGGCCAGTTACAATGATGAAGATATCTACCTGTTTGACTCCAGCCACAGTGACGGGGCTGACTATTGCAGGAGATACAAGGGCCACCGCAATAATGCTACAG TGAAGGGGGTGAACTTCTACGGGCCGTGCAGCGAGTTTGTGGTGAGTGGCAGCGACTGTGGACACATCTACCTGTGGGACAAATACTCTGCTCGCATTGTCCAGTTTCTGGTGGGAGACCGAGGGGGAGTG GTGAACTGTTTGGAGCCACATCCCCATCTACCGGGTATGGCTACCAGTGGTCTGGACCACGACATCAAGCTGTGGGCCCCCACAGCTGAGAAGCCCACGGGACTCAAGGGTCTGAAAGAG GTGATGAAGAAAAACAAGCGGGAGCGTGATGAGGACAGCGTGCCCCATGGTGACAGGAACGATACCCATTTGCTGTGGTTCTTGATGAGACACATGAGGAACAGACGGCCCCCGAGG GCCCGTCGTGAGGGTGCAGAACCGGACACGGATGAGTCCTGGAGCTCTCCAGAGTCttctgatgaagaggatgacggTCCAGACCACGTCCAGTGCATGTCCTCCTGA
- the ndc1 gene encoding nucleoporin NDC1: MLSTEQSCWFVRKVIYWRAVASIAWAVLLLPPIAAVFVILSRFSLLHPIQAISECLSLLMSASAVFSLILLCGVILLVGFLNLEYYTVIPTIACSKIALLGQLLHPRQLVNSLAHIFMGIVMAWCCAITIGGRYETLGHPCLQNDVDRSSPMCLNEYHLILLLAGAFFGFSHSVLGVIHNMNYVSFHCVQQYKYLHFKGSLPMVLKCSATQSLYSVRNYIVLYFFLGYIPRAWLYKTLNLQLNSSIHPLDSLAGLLDLSLLYYLWISASFLFFTWNITLLLFRIFVTEFYNFPVQSSFTEDALQCLPKVLAEKQPMMLKFLALQDLALLSRHSPSRRSEVFSLSQPGGHPHNWNAITAECLSLLADLTQRLAVYHDGVATNGRAKSLSTGSESKTSSETSVTSSAEDLLSPRPVFQVKTPASIFKRTVVGSPHCPLTSPFTTDLDSPFTSPALRRLTAPVEQCSPWFGTVQSPHIMRRAPKLWSASTDSQIDSSPQSSPTSVPSPKLEPMKPSLLNQFLQNRKEQVKHFFARRVLIMYLFNKLPEASNQALFADSQAHIWALEGLSYLVQASFSEDQFGVVQTTLPSILSCMLVLQEAVDRHFKLPHASSKPIRPSSSMEESTHKTLRFALRASVKTAIYRITTTFRDHLNAIRLSAEHRKRLQQFLEYKE, translated from the exons AATGCCTGTCCCTCTTAATGAGCGCAAGTGCGGTCTTCTCATTAATCCTGCTGTGTGGAGTGATCCTCCTGGTTGGTTTCCTCAACCTGGAATATTACACAG tCATCCCAACTATTGCCTGCTCAAAAATTGCACTCTTGGGTCAGCTGCTTCACCCTCGCCAGTTGGTCAACTCCCTGGCCCACATATTTATGGGAATAGTAATGGCTTGGTGTTGTGCCATCACTATTGGGGGCAGATATGAGACGCTGGGCCACCCTTGCCTGCAGAATGATGT GGACCGCTCGTCTCCGATGTGTCTGAATGAGTATCACCTCATCCTTCTTTTGGCCGGAGCCTTTTTTGGATTCTCTCACAGTGTTTTGGGCGTGATCCACAACATGAACTATGTTTCTTTTCACTGTGTTCAG CAATACAAATACCTCCATTTTAAAGGATCCCTACCGATGGTGTTGAAGTGCAGTGCCACTCAATCACTTTACTCTGTCAGGAACTACattgttttgtatttctttttgg GATATATTCCAAGAGCGTGGCTGTATAAAACATTGAATCTTCAGTTGAACAG CTCCATCCACCCTCTTGATAGCCTCGCTGGACTTTTGGACCTCTCCCTGCTCTACTACCTGTGGATCAGTGCCAGCTTCCTCTTTTTCACATGGAACATCACACTGCTGCTCTTTAGGATCTTTGTCACTGAG TTTTACAATTTTCCTGTGCAGTCGTCTTTTACGGAAGATGCCCTCCAATGTCTTCCGAAGGTTCTTGCTGAGAAGCAGCCGATGATGCTGAAG TTTCTAGCTCTGCAGGACTTGGCCCTGCTGTCTCGACATTCGCCGTCACGACGCAGCGAGGTCTTCAGTTTAAGTCAACCGG GCGGCCATCCACATAACTGGAATGCCATCACTGCAGAAtgtctgtctctgctggctgATCTGACTCAGCGACTCGCAGTTTATCACGACGGCGTAGCAACGAATGGCAGGGCCAAGTCATTGTCGACTGGGAGCGAAAGCAAGACTTCATCGGAGACATCAG TAACGTCGAGTGCAGAAGACCTTCTGAGCCCAAGGCCCGTGTTCCAGGTGAAAACTCCAGCATCGATCTTCAAACGCACCGTCGTTGGCAGCCCACACTGCCCTCTGACCTCACCCTTCACTACTGACCTGGACAGCCCTTTTACTTCTCCTGCCCTGCGGCGTCTTACCGCTCCTGTGGAGCAATGCTCGCCGTGGTTTGGTACCGTGCAAAGCCCGCACATCATGAGGAGAGCCCCAAAACTCTGGTCTGCCTCCACAG ATTCACAGATTGACAGCAGTCCACAGTCTTCCCCTACTTCAGTTCCGAGccccaagctggagccaatgaAACCAAGTCTCCTGAATCAGTTTCTCCAGAACAGAAAAGAACAG GTAAAACATTTCTTTGCGAGGCGGGTGCTGATAATGTACTTGTTCAATAAG CTTCCCGAAGCATCCAATCAAGCCCTGTTTGCAGACAGCCAGGCTCATATCTGGGCTTTAGAAG GGCTTTCTTACCTCGTTCAAGCCTCCTTCTCAGAAGACCAGTTTGGTGTTGTACAGACTACACTACCCAGCATTCTCAGTTGTATGCTGGTATTACAAGAA gCAGTTGATCGACACTTCAAGCTGCCGCATGCCTCCAGTAAACCCATCAGGCCGAGCAGCAGCATGGAAGAGTCCACGCACAAAACACTCCGCTTTGCTCTCAGGGCCTCCGTCAAGACGGCCATCTATAGGATAACCACCACTTTCCGTGATCATTTAAA CGCTATTCGGTTGTCTGCAGAACATCGGAAAAGATTGCAGCAGTTTCTGGAGTACAAAGAATAA